In Canis lupus baileyi chromosome X, mCanLup2.hap1, whole genome shotgun sequence, one DNA window encodes the following:
- the RAB9B gene encoding ras-related protein Rab-9B, which produces MSGKSLLLKVILLGDGGVGKSSLMNRYVTNKFDSQAFHTIGVEFLNRDLEVDGRFVTLQIWDTAGQERFKSLRTPFYRGADCCLLTFSVDDRQSFENLGNWQKEFIYYADVKDPEHFPFVVLGNKVDKEDRQVTTEEAQAWCMENGDYPYLETSAKDDTNVTVAFEEAVRQVLAVEEQLEHCMLGHTIDLNSGSKAGSSCC; this is translated from the coding sequence ATGAGTGGGAAATCCTTGCTCTTAAAGGTTATTCTCCTGGGTGATGGTGGAGTTGGGAAAAGCTCACTTATGAACCGTTATGTAACCAATAAATTTGACTCCCAGGCTTTTCACACCATAGGGGTAGAGTTCTTAAATCGAGATCTGGAGGTGGATGGACGTTTTGTAACTCTCCAGATCTGGGATACTGCAGGGCAGGAGCGTTTCAAGAGCCTTAGGACACCCTTCTACAGGGGAGCAGACTGCTGCCTCTTGACCTTCAGCGTGGATGACCGGCAGAGCTTTGAGAACCTTGGTAACTGGCAGAAAGAATTCATCTACTATGCAGATGTGAAAGACCCTGAGCACTTCCCCTTTGTAGTTCTGGGTAACAAGGTAGACAAAGAGGACAGGCAAGTGACAACTGAGGAGGCACAAGCCTGGTGCATGGAGAATGGGGATTACCCTTATCTAGAAACAAGTGCCAAAGATGATACCAATGTGACAGTGGCCTTTGAAGAAGCTGTCAGGCAGGTGTTGGCTGTAGAGGAACAGCTGGAACATTGTATGTTAGGTCACACTATTGACTTGAATAGTGGTTCCAAAGCAGGGTCCTCATGCTGTTAA
- the PLP1 gene encoding myelin proteolipid protein isoform X1 — MGLLECCARCLVGAPFASLVATGLCFFGVALFCGCGHEALTGTEKLIETYFSKNYQDYEYLINVIHAFQYVIYGTASFFFLYGALLLAEGFYTTGAVRQIFGDYKTTICGKGLSATVTGGQKGRGSRGQHQAHSLERVCHCLGKWLGHPDKFVGITYALTIVWLLVFACSAVPVYIYFNTWTTCQSIAFPSKTSASIGSLCADARMYGVLPWNAFPGKVCGSNLLSICKTAEFQMTFHLFIAAFVGAAATLVSLLTFMIAATYNFAVLKLMGRGTKF; from the exons GCTTGTTAGAGTGCTGTGCAAGATGTCTTGTAGGGGCCCCCTTTGCTTCCTTGGTGGCCACTGGATTATGTTTCTTTGGGGTGGCACTGTTCTGTGGCTGTGGACATGAAGCATTAACTGGTACAGAAAAGCTAATTGAGACCTATTTCTCCAAAAACTACCAGGACTATGAGTATCTCATCAATGT GATCCATGCCTTCCAGTATGTCATCTATGGAActgcctctttcttcttcctttatggGGCCCTCCTGCTGGCTGAGGGCTTCTACACCACCGGTGCAGTCAGGCAGATCTTTGGCGACTACAAGACCACCATCTGCGGCAAGGGCCTGAGCGCAACGGTAACAGGGGGCCAGAAGGGGAGGGGTTCCAGAGGCCAACATCAAGCTCATTCTTTGGAGCGGGTGTGTCATTGTTTGGGAAAATGGCTAGGACATCCCGACAAG TTTGTGGGCATCACCTATGCCTTGACCATTGTGTGGCTCCTGGTGTTTGCCTGCTCTGCTGTGCCTGTGTACATTTACTTCAATACCTGGACCACCTGCCAGTCAATTGCCTTCCCCAGCAAGACTTCTGCCAGTATAGGCAGTCTCTGTGCTGATGCCAGAATGTATG GTGTTCTCCCATGGAATGCTTTCCCAGGCAAAGTGTGTGGCTCCAACCTTCTGTCCATCTGCAAAACAGCTGAG TTCCAAATGACGTTCCACCTGTTTATTGCTGCATTCGTGGGGGCTGCAGCCACACTGGTTTCCCTG CTCACCTTCATGATTGCTGCCACTTACAACTTTGCCGTCCTTAAACTCATGGGCCGAGGCACCAAGTTCTGA
- the PLP1 gene encoding myelin proteolipid protein isoform X2: MGLLECCARCLVGAPFASLVATGLCFFGVALFCGCGHEALTGTEKLIETYFSKNYQDYEYLINVIHAFQYVIYGTASFFFLYGALLLAEGFYTTGAVRQIFGDYKTTICGKGLSATFVGITYALTIVWLLVFACSAVPVYIYFNTWTTCQSIAFPSKTSASIGSLCADARMYGVLPWNAFPGKVCGSNLLSICKTAEFQMTFHLFIAAFVGAAATLVSLLTFMIAATYNFAVLKLMGRGTKF; encoded by the exons GCTTGTTAGAGTGCTGTGCAAGATGTCTTGTAGGGGCCCCCTTTGCTTCCTTGGTGGCCACTGGATTATGTTTCTTTGGGGTGGCACTGTTCTGTGGCTGTGGACATGAAGCATTAACTGGTACAGAAAAGCTAATTGAGACCTATTTCTCCAAAAACTACCAGGACTATGAGTATCTCATCAATGT GATCCATGCCTTCCAGTATGTCATCTATGGAActgcctctttcttcttcctttatggGGCCCTCCTGCTGGCTGAGGGCTTCTACACCACCGGTGCAGTCAGGCAGATCTTTGGCGACTACAAGACCACCATCTGCGGCAAGGGCCTGAGCGCAACG TTTGTGGGCATCACCTATGCCTTGACCATTGTGTGGCTCCTGGTGTTTGCCTGCTCTGCTGTGCCTGTGTACATTTACTTCAATACCTGGACCACCTGCCAGTCAATTGCCTTCCCCAGCAAGACTTCTGCCAGTATAGGCAGTCTCTGTGCTGATGCCAGAATGTATG GTGTTCTCCCATGGAATGCTTTCCCAGGCAAAGTGTGTGGCTCCAACCTTCTGTCCATCTGCAAAACAGCTGAG TTCCAAATGACGTTCCACCTGTTTATTGCTGCATTCGTGGGGGCTGCAGCCACACTGGTTTCCCTG CTCACCTTCATGATTGCTGCCACTTACAACTTTGCCGTCCTTAAACTCATGGGCCGAGGCACCAAGTTCTGA